From the Candidatus Cloacimonadota bacterium genome, one window contains:
- a CDS encoding M23 family metallopeptidase, whose protein sequence is MKFLIFILLISFSFPFFSEEFLILSGNATQGGILIGNVHQDVEQVFWNEKNLAISDQKIIIGFDRDEPLEHQISLIFKNGEIIKKDFLISKREYEIQRIDKIKKEYVEKPVDKNLLRRISNESKSLQAVRSGIYKENDIMFEEFIRPIEEGKISGVFGSQRILNGIPKSPHSGLDIAAPKGTPVKAMSNGIVALIGDYFYNGKFVLIDHGLGLSSIYIHLDSIAVELGQNVEIGEQIGSVGSTGRATGPHLHWGVNYFKKRIDPELLLDQDEKFLIIKK, encoded by the coding sequence ATGAAATTCTTAATTTTTATCTTGCTTATTTCTTTTTCATTTCCATTTTTTTCAGAAGAATTTCTGATTCTTTCCGGAAATGCGACTCAAGGAGGAATTTTAATTGGAAATGTTCATCAAGATGTTGAACAAGTTTTCTGGAATGAGAAAAATTTAGCCATTTCTGACCAGAAAATTATTATTGGATTTGACCGAGACGAACCGCTTGAACATCAGATTTCTCTAATTTTTAAAAATGGTGAGATTATTAAAAAGGATTTTTTGATCAGCAAAAGAGAATATGAAATTCAGAGGATCGATAAAATTAAAAAAGAATATGTTGAAAAACCGGTTGATAAGAATTTATTACGCAGGATTTCCAATGAAAGTAAAAGTCTGCAAGCTGTTCGTTCCGGAATTTACAAAGAAAATGATATAATGTTCGAGGAATTTATCAGACCAATCGAGGAAGGAAAGATTTCAGGAGTCTTCGGCAGCCAGCGAATTTTGAATGGAATTCCAAAAAGTCCTCACAGCGGATTGGATATTGCTGCTCCCAAAGGAACTCCGGTGAAAGCAATGTCAAACGGAATAGTTGCTTTGATCGGTGATTATTTCTACAATGGCAAATTCGTTTTAATCGATCACGGATTAGGTTTGAGTTCGATTTATATTCATCTTGATTCGATTGCAGTTGAACTTGGACAGAATGTTGAAATAGGTGAACAAATTGGATCCGTCGGTTCGACCGGCAGAGCAACCGGACCTCATCTGCACTGGGGTGTAAATTATTTCAAAAAGAGGATCGATCCGGAATTATTGCTCGATCAGGATGAGAAATTTTTGATTATTAAAAAATAA